One Theropithecus gelada isolate Dixy chromosome 3, Tgel_1.0, whole genome shotgun sequence genomic window carries:
- the LOC112620405 gene encoding keratin-associated protein 10-3-like isoform X3 has product MAASTMSVCSGTYSDSWQVDDCPESCCEPPCCAPSCCAPAPCLTLVCTPVSCVSSPCCQAACEPSPCQSGCTSSCTPSCCQQSSCQPACCTSSLCQQVCCVPVCCKPVCCKPACCVPVCCKPVCCVPVCSGASSLCCQQSSCQPACCTTSCCRPSSVSLLCRPVCRSTCCMPVSSCCTPASSCQPSCCHPASCVSLFCRPTCSRPAC; this is encoded by the exons aTGGCCGCATCTACCATGTCCGTCTGCTCCGGCACTTACTCTGACTCCTGGCAGGTGGACGACTGCCCAGAGAGCTGCTGTGAGCCCCCCTGCTGCGCCCCCAGCTGCTGTGCCCCGGCCCCATGCCTGACCTTGGTCTGCACCCCAGTGAGCTGTGTGTCCAGCCCCTGCTGCCAGGCGGCCTGTGAGCCCAGCCCCTGCCAATCAGGCTGCACCAGCTCCTGCACACCCTCATGCTGCCAGCAGTCCAGCTGCCAGCCGGCTTGCTGCACCTCCTCCCTGTGCCAGCAGGTGTGCTGCGTGCCCGTCTGCTGCAAGCCTGTGTGCTGCAAGCCT GCCTGCTGTGTGCCTGTCTGCTGCAAGCCCGTCTGCTGTGTGCCTGTCTGCTCTGGGGCTTCCTCTCTGTGCTGCCAGCAGTCTAGCTGCCAGCCGGCTTGCTGCACTACCTCCTGCTGCAGACCCTCCTCTGTGTCCCTCCTCTGCCGCCCCGTTTGCAGGTCCACCTGCTGCATGCCCGTCTCCTCCTGCTGTACCCCCGCCTCCTCCTGCCAGCCCAGCTGCTGCCACCCGGCCTCCTGCGTGTCCCTCTTCTGCCGCCCCACGTGCTCCCGCCCGGCCTGCTGA